A single Dermacentor albipictus isolate Rhodes 1998 colony chromosome 3, USDA_Dalb.pri_finalv2, whole genome shotgun sequence DNA region contains:
- the LOC135898801 gene encoding uncharacterized protein: MSPEKDPRKIASPKSSISRSSPKPTRSPESTKSLSLLKPPDPQGSGRALRAKRGRSSKHSDHTEERLRSSGPSSASPQSTRISSAPQGQKQGFTVGERSTTSIDRRHMTPVSGTYCPSSRSLASVGWKASITGKLLTPVIGAIVLGAVLFVFVRLVRWRKPSGLHAPACGSHSCQQFRELLEEAIDENSQPCDDYYAHVCSLWTKSHERSVQRVTLEHFFNNAVKRLKTLPPIENVVTRKGTMFFSSCLSVANVSNVPGVKKLLAEGGIMWPSKNTNPDFLNALFYMSQRLFEPVFLRFTTENGGSTLAVRQSNEFLKNLRTLRRHIKTRHLHEHLSVTYEAFDAHDETRLKEIVDRFDHMEEFLDMYFNASWPAHSPSMTFTTYDTESFLRQTPSVSRDRWDSMLSRYFGASVAGLRNAVVENVQHFQALFRLHEDGGEAALNDVVEALCVQNLVRFTSFGIIASFHESSEVAAMWLQEKCFISTFSFFGYDLNHNFLASHRGALDNVERLAENVRQAFFDVLSDSENATAHSHRSHHEWRENISEHHFRKLFAVLKRSKARAYPAEYAVYPDLTRDPLQNWKILNEFYRRLPVSANSALIAFGENDLSKFRGFELSIQHLSFPYYEPDAHRGCVLGGLGTRLAAAVFYDYVDSQADFLKFYQRNHDCLAPDAGGEPDVNLQGAVAAIPVMFYMFRKASEDDEDASVKDLSHFRADRISFMFGCYLLCGEDNGETMCNVPLKHSADFARTYGCPVGSPMNPSEKCAMVP, translated from the exons ATGAGTCCCGAAAAGGATCCTCGCAAGATCGCGTCCCCTAAGTCGTCCATATcacggagctcacccaagccaacCCGGTCACCCGAATCAACCAAGTCCCTGAGCTTACTCAAGCCTCCCGATCCGCAGGGCTCGGGCCGGGCTCTGAGGGCCAAGCGCGGCAGGTCCAGCAAACACAGCGACCACACCGAAGAACGCCTCCGTTCTTCCGGCCCCAG CTCGGCGTCGCCTCAGTCAACGAGGATTTCCAGCGCGCCTCAAGGTCAAAAGCAGGGCTTCACCGTGGGTGAACGAAGCACGACTTCAATTGACAGGCGTCACATGACTCCTGTCTCAGGCACATATTGCCCCTCATCTCGG TCCCTGGCATCGGTTGGTTGGAAGGCGTCTATTACCGGGAAGCTCTTGACGCCCGTGATAGGCGCCATTGTGCTGGGAGCAGTTCTGTTTGTTTTTGTGCGCCTAGTCCGCTGGCGGAAGCCGAGCGGCCTACACGCGCCGGCATGCGGGAGCCACTCCTGCCAGCAATTCAGAGAGCTCCTGGAGGAGGCCATAGACGAGAACTCCCAGCCTTGCGACGACTACTACGCGCACGTGTGCAGCCTGTGGACGAAATCGCACGAGAGGTCCGTACAGCGCGTAACTCTGGAGCACTTCTTCAACAATGCTGTCAAGAGGCTGAAGACGCTGCCGCCGATTGAAAACGTGGTCACGCGGAAAGGCACAATGTTCTTCTCCTCTTGCCTCAGCGTTGCCAACGTGTCCAACGTACCCGGTGTGAAGAAGCTCCTCGCCGAAGGTGGCATCATGTGGCCAAGCAAGAACACGAATCCGGACTTCCTCAACGCTCTCTTCTATATGTCGCAGCGCCTCTTTGAACCCGTATTCCTCAGGTTTACGACTGAAAATGGCGGCAGTACGCTCGCCGTCCGCCAGAGCAACGAGTTTCTCAAGAACCTGCGAACTCTGCGCAGGCATATAAAGACTCGTCACTTGCACGAGCACTTAAGTGTCACGTACGAGGCTTTCGATGCGCACGACGAAACCAGGCTCAAGGAAATTGTCGATCGCTTCGACCACATGGAAGAGTTCCTCGACATGTACTTCAACGCCAGCTGGCCTGCCCACTCCCCGTCGATGACGTTCACGACGTACGACACGGAGTCCTTTCTCCGACAGACACCGTCAGTGTCTCGCGACAGGTGGGACTCCATGTTGAGTCGTTATTTCGGCGCCTCGGTTGCAGGCCTGCGCAATGCAGTTGTTGAGAATGTGCAGCACTTTCAGGCCCTCTTCAGGCTCCACGAAGACGGCGGTGAGGCAGCCCTGAACGACGTGGTGGAAGCGCTCTGCGTTCAGAACCTGGTGCGATTCACTTCTTTTGGCATTATCGCTAGCTTCCACGAAAGCAGCGAGGTCGCAGCCATGTGGCTGCAGGAAAAGTGCTTCATTTCGACTTTTTCATTCTTCGGCTATGATCTCAACCATAACTTCCTCGCTAGCCATCGTGGCGCCTTGGACAACGTGGAAAGGCTCGCCGAGAATGTGCGCCAGGCATTCTTCGATGTTCTCAGCGATAGCGAGAATGCGACGGCGCATTCGCACCGCAGCCACCATGAGTGGCGAGAAAACATCAGCGAGCACCATTTCCGCAAGCTGTTCGCCGTTCTGAAAAGGTCGAAAGCCCGGGCGTACCCCGCTGAGTACGCGGTTTATCCAGACTTGACCCGCGACCCGCTGCAGAACTGGAAAATCCTGAACGAGTTCTACCGCCGCCTCCCGGTGTCGGCCAATTCTGCCTTGATCGCTTTCGGGGAAAATGACTTAAGCAAGTTCCGGGGCTTCGAGCTGTCGATCCAGCATCTCAGCTTTCCTTACTACGAGCCGGACGCGCACAGAGGCTGCGTGCTTGGGGGACTTGGCACGCGTCTTGCGGCAGCAGTGTTCTACGACTACGTGGATAGCCAGGCAGATTTCTTAAAGTTCTACCAGCGCAACCACGACTGCCTCGCCCCCGATGCTGGTGGCGAACCAGACGTTAATCTGCAGGGCGCCGTCGCAGCGATTCCCGTCATGTTTTATATGTTCAGGAAAGCTAGCGAGGACGACGAGGACGCCTCAGTCAAGGACCTGTCGCACTTTAGAGCTGATCGTATTTCGTTTATGTTCGGATGTTACCTATTGTGCGGAGAAGACAACGGCGAAACAATGTGCAACGTTCCACTGAAGCACAGCGCGGATTTCGCCCGCACCTATGGGTGCCCGGTGGGTTCACCCATGAACCCGAGTGAGAAATGTGCGATGGTACCATAG